DNA sequence from the Paenibacillus physcomitrellae genome:
TGAGATTAAATCCAGCCTGCGAAAGCTGGAAGGCTTGCGCAGCGCCCCATTTGTGCCGACCGGCAGACGGACTGTCCGTGAGACGATACAGCCGATCCTGATGAACATGGGTTTGATCGGCGAAAGCGGCAGCCGAGATATCATTACGATTATGGAGCTTCTGCTTGAGCATGAAGGCGGCAGCGTTGATCATCTGCCGCCGCTTAAAGAGCTTTACCGGCAGGCGGCCGCCACCTACAATAAGAAACCGGAGGATATCGCCAAGGAGGTGAAAGCGATCGAGCAGCGGCTGCGCCGCGCTTTGACGGCTGCCTTATCCAATCTCGCATCGCTTGGCTTGACCGATTACGGCAACCCGCGTTTCGAATATTACGCTCCGCTTTATTTTGATTTCGAAGACGTCAGGCTCAAAATGAAGCAAATCGAGGAAGGACGGGAAACGCCAGCCGGCAAAGGGAAAGTAAACATCAAAAAGTTTCTGCAGGTTTTGTATATCGAAATCAAGGAGCAGCTGGGCGTTTAGCCCGGGCTCTTTTTTTTGTGCGGAGGTCTCCATCATGATTGATGACACCTTGTTCCAATCCAGAAGGCTTTCGGAGGCCCTATTCCGTACACGGTCGCAGTGTCCTATAAATGGAGTCCGGCTGCCATTGCCGAATCAAAACCCGGTTTTAAGTCTTCTTCGTAAGAGGATTCCCGAAAATTGCATGCCTGTTAAGTGATTAGAAATTAGGTTTAGACTAGAATTGGATAAAAAGCGCAGGAGTGCAGTGGGCAGACTGAAATTCCATTGTAGTTTTGAGGAGAGAGCCATTGAAGGAATGACTCATTCGCTGGGCGTTTCATAACATGAGGAAGGAGTATCCTGGGTCAATGGACCCTATGGGATACTCCCTCCGTTAGAACTATGCTCTTGATCCGCCGTCCACCGGCAGAACGACGCCTGTCACGTAAGAAGCGCGATCGCTCAATAACCAGGCTGCCGCTTGTGCGATCTCATGGGGATCGGCAGGACGTCTAAGAGGCGTCGCAGAGTTGCTTTTTTCGATGATATCTGGAACTTGTGCAACTAACCCCTCGATCATCTCGGTCATGGTGGTGCCAGGTGCAATAGCGTTTACGCGGATACCCGAAGGCCCGTATTCAATAGCAGCCGTCTCGGTCAGACTATTAACAGCCCGTTTGGCGGCTCCGTAGACAGACAAGCCCGGATTACCTTTGAAGCTGCCGACGCTGCTGTTATTGACAATGGCACCGGTACCTGCAGTATCGATCATTGCCTTGATTTCCGCTTTCATTGCCACCCAGATTCCTTTGTAATTTACAGCTTGAAGAAGATCGAAATCCTCTTCTGTGACCTCTGTTAAGGGCGAAAGGGGAGCCCCAATTCCAGCATTATTGAATGCTATATCCAGGCGGCCGTGACGCTCAACGATCGTTTGAACCGCCTGTTCAATGCTGGCGGGATCGGCTAGATCGGCAACGATGTAATCGGCTTTGCCGCCTAATGCGGTAATTTCCTCTGCTACAGAGCGCAGAGCAGCTTCTGTTCTTGCGACGAGCGTTACCGCCGCGCCTTCTTCGGCGA
Encoded proteins:
- a CDS encoding SDR family NAD(P)-dependent oxidoreductase; amino-acid sequence: MQSIKQSKNNNSEGMLLNKVALVTGASRGIGAAAAKLFAEEGAAVTLVARTEAALRSVAEEITALGGKADYIVADLADPASIEQAVQTIVERHGRLDIAFNNAGIGAPLSPLTEVTEEDFDLLQAVNYKGIWVAMKAEIKAMIDTAGTGAIVNNSSVGSFKGNPGLSVYGAAKRAVNSLTETAAIEYGPSGIRVNAIAPGTTMTEMIEGLVAQVPDIIEKSNSATPLRRPADPHEIAQAAAWLLSDRASYVTGVVLPVDGGSRA
- a CDS encoding response regulator: MSLSFCIVDDDASARRMLQYIIEESSLGEVTGSAGGGLEGVRQILSEAPDIVLMDLLMPDQDGIEVIESLRAQGCSSRFVMISQIENQDMVGRAYRSGIEFFIRKPINRIEVETVLRKVNERYAMSHYLDEIKSSLRKLEGLRSAPFVPTGRRTVRETIQPILMNMGLIGESGSRDIITIMELLLEHEGGSVDHLPPLKELYRQAAATYNKKPEDIAKEVKAIEQRLRRALTAALSNLASLGLTDYGNPRFEYYAPLYFDFEDVRLKMKQIEEGRETPAGKGKVNIKKFLQVLYIEIKEQLGV